A DNA window from Pithys albifrons albifrons isolate INPA30051 chromosome 7, PitAlb_v1, whole genome shotgun sequence contains the following coding sequences:
- the LOC139674311 gene encoding olfactory receptor 14C36-like, with the protein MFNSSSISQFLLLPLADTRQLQLLHLWLFLGISLAALLGNGLIISAVACDHHLHTPMHFFLLNLSLTDLGCICTTVPKAMHNSLWDTTTISYTGCAAQVFLLVFFMSVEFYLLTIMCYDRYVAICKPLHYGTLLGSRACAHMAAAAWASGFLYSLLHTANTFSLPLCRGNVLGQFFCEIPQILKLSCSHSYLRELGLIVVSLSLASGCFIFIVFSYVQIFRAVLRIPSEQGRHKAFSTCLPHLAVVSLFLSTAMFSYLKPPSISSPSLDLALSVLYSVVPPALNPLIYSLRNQELKDAVRKMVTGCFS; encoded by the coding sequence ATgttcaacagcagctccatcagccagttcctcctcctgccattggcagacacgcggcagctgcagctcctgcacttgtggctcttcctgggcatctccctggctgccctcctgggcaacggcctcatcatcagcgccgtagcctgcgaccaccacctgcacacccccatgcacttcttcctgctcaacctgtccctcacagacctgggctgcatctgcaccactgtccccaaagccatgcacaactccctctgggacaccacaaccatctcctacacgggatgtgctgcacaggtctttctGCTTGTCTTCTTCATGTCAGTAGAATTTtatctcctcaccatcatgtgctacgaccgctacgttgccatctgcaaacccctgcactacgggaccctcctgggcagcagagcttgtgcccacatggcagcagctgcctgggccagtggctttctctactctctgctgcacacagccaatacattttccctgcccctgtgccgGGGCAATgtcctgggccagttcttctgtgaaatcccacagatcctcaagctctcctgctcacactcctacctcagggaacttgggcttaTTGTGGTTAGTTTATCTTTAGCCTCAGGATGTTTCAtcttcatagttttctcctatgtgcagatcttcagggctgtgctgaggatcccctctgagcagggacggcacaaagccttttccacgtgcctccctcacctggccgtggtctccctgtttctcagcactgccatgtttTCTTACttgaagcctccctccatctcctccccatccctggatctggccctgtcagttctgtactcggtggttcctccagcactgaaccccctcatctacagcctgagaaaccaggagctcaaggatgctgtgaggaaaatggtgactggatgcttttcatgA